The following proteins are encoded in a genomic region of Amphiura filiformis chromosome 11, Afil_fr2py, whole genome shotgun sequence:
- the LOC140164085 gene encoding coiled-coil domain-containing protein 42 homolog, with amino-acid sequence MSVSLEEYFRTTFEDKLLVKMPEREDDHLTPATRLLEKRREMAEVEQALGAQKEEFQMKMESLQQRREELERKEFQLKESLLKFDKFLKENDSKRARAVKKAHDEKDLKRVKDQEIQRLMSEKRELQGVKDKLVGRLNKHKIYHKFLEKTLESADEFQEIREIIARYETLVATHTDLLEKSHKTQDAVEKEKGRLLKFMEERNNEIMQYNNQLASLQTRLDKAQSEAVKWESVWTHIKNTAAKKTLMLGRVNMATHNLFQLVNKHLKAQSGQEIATDNTTEQLHKIQIFIMDLTQITTEIKRAEAAMTSVTAAATTTSS; translated from the exons ATGTCTGTTAGTTTAGAAGAGTACTTCAGAACGACATTTGAGGACAAGCTCCTCGT TAAAATGCCAGAGAGAGAAGATGACCATCTCACGCCAGCTACCAGACTATTGGAGAAAAGACGAGAGATGGCAGAAGTGGAACAGGCACTAGGTGCACAGAAAGAG GAATTCCAAATGAAGATGGAGAGTCTTCAACAGAGGAGGGAGGAGTTGGAACGAAAAGAGTTTCAGCTGAAGGAGTCACtactgaaatttgacaaatttcttAAG GAAAATGACTCCAAAAGAGCTAGAGCTGTGAAGAAAGCACACGATGAAAAGGACCTCAAAAGAGTCAAAGACCAAGAAATTCAAAG GCTGATGAGTGAGAAACGAGAACTGCAAGGTGTGAAAGACAAGCTGGTTGGCCGACTCAATAAACACAAGATATACCACAAGTTTCTTGAGAAGACTCTTGAATCCGCTGATGAGTTCCAGGAAATTAGAGAAATCATCGCTAGATATGAAACATTAGTTGCTACACATACA GATTTGCTAGAAAAGTCGCACAAAACTCAAGACGCCGTAGAAAAGGAAAAAGGCAGATTACTGAAATTCATGGAGGAGAGGAACAATGAAATAATGCAATATAATAATCAACTAGCGTCATTACAAACAAGATTAGATAAAGCACAGAGTGAAGCAGTCAAATG GGAGTCTGTATGGACTCACATCAAGAACACAGCAGCCAAGAAGACATTAATGCTTGGGAGAGTCAACAT GGCTACCCATAATCTATTTCAGCTtgttaataaacatctcaaagcACAGAGTGGACAGGAGATTGCCACAGATAACACAACGGAACAGTTGCATAAG ATTCAAATTTTCATCATGGATCTCACTCAAATCACAACAGAAATCAAGCGCGCTGAGGCAGCAATGACATCAGTAACCGCCGCTGCAACAACCACGTCCAGTTAG